The Filimonas lacunae genomic sequence GCGCTGGCTCTTTTAGCGGCATCAATCATCAGCAATAATTCCATCAGATTATCTGTTGGAGCAAATGTGCTTTGAATCAAAAACACATAATCCCCGCGGATACTCTCCAGAAAAATAGGCTGAAATTCGCCATCGCTGAATTTCTGAATATTTATCTTACCTAGTGGAGCGCCAAACTTTTTGGCAATTTTTTCCGCCAGATGTTGCGACCCTGTGCCTGAGAAGATCTTAACTGATGGGTTCATAACTAAACAAAATGTGGCGCGAAGATAAAAATTCAATGGGATATTGTATCTTGGCTTTGAATAAATTTATCCATGTACAATACGGCTATCAAAGAATGGGCTGTTGATGACAGACCAAGAGAAAAACTGCTGCACAAGGGCGCTAACTTTCTTAGCAATTCAGAGCTAATTGCAGTACTTATCAATAACGGAACCCGTAACAAAAGTGCTGTTGCTGTAGCAAAAGACCTCCTTGCCGCACTGGATAATGAATTAATCAATCTTAGTCGCCTTACTGTAAAAGAGATACTAAACCTTAAAATAAAAGGAATCGGGCCCGCAAAGGCTGTTTCTATCACAGCAGCCCTGGAGCTAGGACTTCGCCGTGATGCTTCCATCTCTAAAAGAAAAAAATTAAACAACAGCAAAGAGGTAGCTAATTATATACGTGCGCATCTTCAATTTCAAAAGCAGGAGCTATTTGCCGTAATCTATTTGAACCAGGCTAACCGGGTAGCACATTTTGAGGTAGTAAGTGAAGGAGGAATTAATTCAACCATAGTTGATGCAAGGGTGGTGCTAAGAAAAGCATTAGAACATAATGCAGTTAACTTAATTCTTTGTCATAATCATCCCAGTGGAAATACAAAACCCAGCGAAGCTGATCTTTCCATCACCAATAAACTAAAAGAAGCCGCCCTCACCCTTGATATCAATATAGTAGATCATGTTATCATGGGTGAAGAGGGCTACTTTAGCTTTGCAGACCATAGTCTGCTATAATCGTATTTTATTACGCCTGTGCTGTAGGACCACCAAAATTCATTGGCATTTCAAACTGATCCAGCTCTTGTATAGGACCATTAGCTGCTTCATAGCGATCAACATTCTCCTGTAAAGCTTTCATAAATTTCTTAGCATGCATAGGAGTAAAGATGATACGTGACTTAACTCTGCTTTTCGGAGTTCCTGGCATTACACTCACAAAATCTATTACAAATTCTGCATGGCTGTGAGTGATGATGGCCAGGTTGGCGTATGTACCTTCTGCTATTTCTTCACTTATTTCAATGTTAAGCTGGTTCTGTTGCTGGTCGGACATAATAAGACTCGTTTTAAGCAAATGTAGGCATAAATGGCTTTGAGCCTATCAAAAGAAAAAGCCGGTCGAAAGACCGGCCCATTCCCTTGTATTGAGATTAAAATAACTTATTCAGTACCACCTGCCCACCATACTTTACTGGTGTATACATTCACACCACTTGGAATGTTTGCACTATTCGAAGAGGTTTCAGATGTAGCATAAGGAAATCTTTCAACAAATCCTGCTGTAGCAGACGCATTAAAAGGATTATTCAAAGAAACTATTCTTGTTCTTCTATAATCATTATAAGCTTCTATAGACTCAGCTTCATAAAATGCAATATACTTCTGTGTAAGAATTTCTTTAAGATTAGCATCTAATGTAGTTCCTAATAAAGGAGCAACTGTGCCAGTATAATAAGCAGTTCCGCCAGAAGTGCCATGGAACGTAAAGCTTGCTTCAACAGCTTCCTGCAAAGCTGCTGTAAAACTTTGACCTTTTCTGGCCAATGCTTCTGCTTCTATAAATTTCAGTTCATGGTACGACATTAAAGGAGTAGGAGCGGTTGAACCATCCTCTAATCCTGTAATTCTTGAATAAGAGTAAAATTCTAAACCAGCACGTGTACGATCAGCCTCACCACTAGGCGCAGCCACGTTATCAGTAGCGCCGGTTGGAGGTTCGAAATAAGAATCTATTCTTGGATCATTACGCGCAGTCATTAAGTTATACAAAGTTTCACTTATCACTAAATCACCTCTTTCGTAATAGGTAAAATCCCACCATGGATTGGCGCCAATGGTAGTGTTTTCATACTTTGTAAATACAAGCGCATCATCTCCACTTTCAAAACCGTGTGGTACACAAGCTAAAACAGAATCCATTGCCGATGGCGTTACTTTTTGCATATGCATAAAGTAACGTGCTTTTAAGCTCCATGCGGCCTTAATCCACAAACTTAAATCACCGGAATACATCAGGTCATTAGTTGCTAATCCGGTTATAGTTTTAGCACCAGTAAGGTTACCTATTGCGCTATTCAAGAGACTAAATAACACATTTTGATAGATGTACTGCTGTTTATCATATACAGGGTGTGAATTTTCCTGTCCTTTCAGCGCTTCTGTCCATGGCACTTGTCCCCAAAGGTCTGTAGCAATAGCTAAGTTGTAAGCTGTCAAAATCTGAGCAATACCTAATAAGGCTGGCTTGTCAGACTCTGCTCCACCAGGAGAACATTTCACAATGATATCGTTTAATATCATCAGGTTATCATACACTGAATTCCAGCTATTATTTACCAGTGAAGAAGCATTAGTGCCTGTTCTTCTATCAGCATCGTAAAACTGTTCATCACCGCCTGCACTATGCTCAACAAATAATGAGGAATACCAGGCTAAATCAGTTCCTGTTGTACCAAAAGATGATTCTACAATTACAGAAGGCAGCTCATTCACTGCGGGAGCGTTTGTAGGATCATTCAGGTTTTTATTAATGTTATCCAGTTCCTTTTCTGTACAGGCGGGCATTGCCATTGTTAGCAATGCGGCTACTATCGTATATTTCAGACGTTTCATAATTTTGCTTTTTAAATACTAAAAAGTAAGATTTAATCCTAATCCTATGCTTCTTGCCTGTGGTAATGACATATAATCAAAACCACCCTGCATGTTGCCGTTACCTTGAGAAGATTCCGGATCAAAGTTTGGCAACTCAGTCCATAACAAGATATTGCGTGCTGATACAGAGAAAGCGGCAGATTTAATAAAACCGGTTTTTTGCAAGAGAGACCTTGGCAGATCAAAGCTTAAAGCAATTTCTCTAAACTTCACAAAAGAAGTTCCATAGATGTTTGCTTCTGAAATGTTAGCCACTTTTGAATTATAATAAGTATATAATGCAGGAGCTCCTGATATTACAATATCATTCACGTCACCACCTTTTCCATCAACAACAGTAGACTCTTTCACGCCTTGTACCAGAATTTTATCAGTAGCTCTGTTTTCTGTTAATTTAGATGTACCATACAGGTTAATAAGTCTGTTGGCACCAGAATACATTTGACCACCTTTTTTCCATGCAAGCAATATATTCAACTGCATGAACTTATAACGTAATCCGTTATTGATATCCAGGTTGAAATCCGGAGTAACAGTTCCAATTACACCATCAGAACCAGTTAAAGGCATACCAGAAGCATCTACCCTGATTTGTCCTTTATCATTTCTCAGATAAGTAGTACCGAAGATAGATGGATAGCTATATCCAATTGCAGCACGCACTTGTGGATCGGTAAAACCACCTAAATAGATGTTGTCAACTCCGGTAGCCAGGCTGTTTACCTTGCTGAGTACCTTGGTAAAGTTGGCACTTACATCCCACTGGAAGTAATTGGTTTTAACAGGAACTACACGTAAGGTTACTTCGTGAGCATTGCTCTGCATTTCGCCTGCGTTTCTAACTATTTGCGCAAAACCTGTAGATCCTGCTAAAGGAATAGAGAAGATCTGGTCTTTGGTTTTTTGTGTTGTGTAAGAGTAGTCTACACTCACCCTGTTTTTAAAGAAGCTTAACTCAACACCCACTTCAAGAGAGTTAGTATTTTGTGGCTTCAGGTCAGTTGCATACAGGGTTGAGTTAGGACGGAACCCAATTACACCATTGAAAGGGAAAGTGATGTTTGTGCTTGACAAGAATCCGCTTCCAGATGTATGGCGGGTGTAATATTTTTCTTTATAAGTACCCGGTGAACCTACTTGTGCAATAGATGCCCTTAACTTACCATAGAATCCTTTATTTTTCAATGGTTCAAGCTCTGTGAATGCCCATGCCAATGAAGCCGACGGATAGAAGAAAGAACGGCTGCCTCTTGGCATTGTAGAGATATAATCGTTACGACCAGTTACAGTCAGGAACACCATGTTACGCCAATCAGCTCCTGCCTGTCCATAAAAACCAACAGTTCTGGTTTTAAACTTAGATTCAGAAGTAAGTTGAGTTGTTGCGTTGCCAATGTTATCGAAGCCCGGCAAAATAAATCCTGTACCTGAACCTACTATATTTCTTAGATAATTGTCATTAACCTCATTACCAACCAATGCGTTAATGTGCCAATCCTGGCTTACTTGTTTGTTGAATGAGGCTGTAAATTGAGAGTTAAATGTTCTGTTTGTTAATGCACCATTGGTGAGATCACCTGTAGGTGCAGGACCTGAACCATATTCAAACAGCTCTTCTCTGTCTGTTGTATATTGGTCAACACCCACTTGCCACTTAATAGTTACAGGCTGGATTGGGCTATAAGAGATATAGGTATTACCTAACACTCTACGTGTGTTTTCAATAAATCTATTGTATTGAGCACCCCAATATGGGTTATCAAATGTGCCTCCTCTGTATTGAATTTGCTTATAAGGATTATTGGCTTCACTAATTGGTGTTCCTTTTAAATCATAGCTAACTGGTGCACCATATATTTCAAAAAGTAAACTATTATTACCGCTAGGCATTTTATAGATAGCTACGGTTGAATAATTTACACTAGCCCCTACCTTCACTTTAGAACTTACGTTAAAATCACCCGAGAATTTCACATTATACCTGTTCATTTTAGAAGCTGGCATAATACCTGTTTGATTGGTTGAACCAAATCCGACATAATAGCTTCCTAAATCACTGGCTTGTGAAATACTGAGGTTATTAGCTGCAACAAGACCTGTTTTGAAAAAGTCTCCAATATTATCATATGCCTGAGGAACCACCCACGCTCCTTTTTTAGGATTCCAATACTTTCCCTGAGTTTCGGCTGTAGGGTTATTATTATTAAAAGAATTGGGCACATTTCCACCATAGTTTACGTCGTTAGGCAGCTCTGAAATCAATGGCCCCCAGCTTGTAGATGCAGTAGGAGAAAAGTTTCCACCACCACCACTACCTTGTGCGTAAAGCTGTTGTAATTCTGGCTTTCTTGAAATATTATCAAACTGCCAGTTAGTGGAAAAGTTAACAACTGGTGCACCTTTTTTCAGTCTTTTACCACTTTTTGTGGTAATCATGATAACGCCATTACTTGCTCTTGTTCCATATAACGCAGATGCTGCCTGACCTTTTAATACCGAAATGCTTTCGATGTCATTCGGGTTGATGTCGATTGACCTGCCTGAATAGTCTGAACCAGTAACACCGTTGCCGCCCACTTCAAAGTCAGGCTGACTGCTTACCGGCAAACCGTCTACTACATATAATGGCGAGTTGTTGCCGTCAAAAAAACGAGCGCCACGAATAAAAATTTGAGCAGAAGCGCCTGGCATACCACTTGAAGGTCTCACTTCCATACCTGCGACTTTACCTTGTAAGGCTGTTGCCAGATTGGGGTTACCTCCTTCGGTAAGTTTATCAGCTGTAACATTTTGAACAGAGTAACCCAACGATTTTTTCTGTCTGGATACTCCAAGAGCTGTAACAACTACTTCATCAATAGTTGATGACTGTAAAACCAATGATACAATTATATTAGTTTGATTACCGACCTTAACTTCTTTGGGTGCAAAATTGGTTGATGTAATTACTAATATATCAGCTGAGGCAGCACTAATGGTGAAAAGTCCTTGCCCATCTGCAATAGTGCCCCGGGTACTTCCTTTCACCTGGATGGATGCGCCCTCAATGGGAACATTATTCCCGTCAACAACTTTTCCAGAAATAGATTTGGTTTGGGCAACAGATGCCCAGGCAATTGACATTAATGCCACCCATAACGACATAAATCTTCTCATGTTTAGATTTTAACTTGTTAATAGTTATAATTCTATCAGAGTAAGGGATGAAAATATAGGTTATGGGTTGGTGGATTGGATTTTATTACCCGCGCAAGTCTTTATTGATTGAATATCAGCACATTCAATCAATAACTCTGAAACAATTAAAATTGAAGGGAAAGGGTGGATTCAATAGTTATTTAGCAGCTCAAGCAATCATATTTACATAAAAGTAACAAAAGCATTGTTTTAACAAAAAATAAAGTTAAAGACCTCTTTTAATTGACAACATACAAAACACTACCGCTGCTTCCGTAGTGTAAATTCTTCAAACATGATTCTATAACTATTGCCTCCTGGCTCGTCACTTTTCATTACTTTTCAGGCAACTAAAAAAAGCGATGCATCTGATGAGATGCATCGCTTTTTTTATTACAGCTCTATAGCAATTAATAAATTATGGCACTTTTTTCAGTGTAATGGTATATTCTCCAAATGAACCAGCACTTACTGTATGTTTGAGCCTTACGCTTAATATTCCTTCACAAGGAGCAACATAATTATCTGCACTAGTTATGCTTTGGCAATAGAAAGTACCATAGCTAGACCCGGCATAAGTTCCATATGCCTGGTAGTTTACATATGTAGAGTTATCAGATGCAACACTTACTATAATAGGAGTTTTTTCATTAGTAAGATAATTGAACGACACATGTGAATCATCTACTACCGTAACCGGAATAATATCGCCTTCGGCATAATCGCCCCAGCCATCTGCAACGACCTCGAAATTTCCTGCATACTCACTTGCAACGAATATACAAGCTACTTCATACTTGATAGCTACCGAACTTCCACTTAGTGACCCAATGTTAGAACCGTAACCTAGACCAACCGAAGGAAAAGCTTCATACTTCACACCTGACTGAGCCGTAACATCTACTCCAATATCAAATTTATCGCCTAACACCAAGTCCGTACCGCCAAAAAGCGCTTTCAAGTCAGCAGCTGTAACAGTAATATTGGTAGGATAACTGGTAATATTTGCCTTCAATACTTTGACAGTAGATTTATCGCCATTTTTAATTACAACAACGTCATACTGTTTAGGTGGCGCATCCTCTTTATAATATACATCCACTGCAAACTTTCCAACAAATTCATTAGGATCCTGTGCAGAAATAGTTAAATCTGCCGAAGTATCTTTAGTTAATAATGGAATAGGCACTCTTTCAAGATCAGGCAGTTTGGGGTTATCCGATTTTCTACAGGAAACCACCATCACAACTACCATCAACGCACTATATAATAAGGTAAGTTTTTTCATACTTTCTTTTTAAAAATTAACGAATCTCTTATTGAATCCAAAATGGCTTAAAGGTTGAAGGCGTTTTTTGTACCGGCGCATTAGGATTCGTTTCAAGCTCGCTTTGTGGCCATGGCAATGTATATGGGTAAGCACGGGAAGATCCCACCTCTACTGACTTTTGTGCTCCTGGATTCATAGGATCTCCATTAATAGGCGGCTGTACAATATGGTTTGGAGCTTGCGTAGGGTCTTCTGGATTAAACATTAAAGGATACCCAGTTCTACGATAATCAGTATATTGATCGACAGAGCTACCTACGCTTGATAACCATTTTTGCGTCATGATGTTCTCTAACTTTTTGTCGCTGTTACCATTATCAAAATTGGTAAGAATGGAATTAATATACTTAACCATAGGAGAAGTAGCCGCTTCACTGTATATAGAAGGAACTGTTTGTGAAGGAGATACATAAGTAGTGATCACATAATCAATCTGCTTAAAAGACTCTTTCATTGCAGCTTGCAATACAGCTCTGCTATCTCCAGTAATTACACCTGCCTGAATTAATTCAGCTTCCAAGTATAACCTATCTGCATAAGTAATAAAACGATAAGGTGCTGCACCAGTTCCACTTGAAGCAGAAGCTACCCCACCTTCGCCATCATCATATCTACCACCTACAGGGTAAATTCCAAACAGACTGATTGAGTTTTGTTGTGACTTAGCTGCATTTTCGCCATGAGATCCAAAGTAAATTGATACGAATGCACCATCTCTATATTCAGTGGCATTATCTGGCTCTTCATCTACAGTCAGCTGATTATATATATAATATGGTACCCGCGGGTCAGGAATGTTTGTATTTACAAACTTGTTATATCCTTGCAGAATTTCGTAAAACCAAGGACTAACGTGGTTTGAACGTTGTGTGGCTGTGTAATCGCCAAATCCTGGGTTTCTATCATCCGTGGCGCCATTTGGACCATAAGGCATCAGAAAGCCTTCTGCTGTGGTGCTGATAAGATTTCCGCTGGACAACAAGGCTGTAACTTGTGTTTTCACATCCTGCACCTTTCTGATTTGTGTATATAATTTCAGTTTAATGGTATTGGCTGCTTTAATCCACTTTGTAACACTGCCACCATAAATAAGATCATCAGTAGTTGGCTTCAATGAATTTTTACCCACAGTGTTGTCATTTAAATTCGCTAATCCAGCGTCCAGCAATTCAAATAACTTAGGATAAATATCTACCCCTTTGTCAAACTCAGGATAAGGGTTGTCCTGTAATAACTGCCCTGTTTGAGTAAAAGGTACATCACCAAAAACATCTACCATTTGACTATAAGCATAGGCCTTTAACACCTGAGCAATACCTGCATAGTAAGTATTTTCCTGTGCTGTAGCAGCTGTTATAATTTCGTCAAGATTGGCAATAGTAGTTAAATACATTCTATCCCATGAGTTGCCCAGGTAAAATTCATCGCCAGTCACTCCATATTGATCAGGCGCTTCTCTTGTACTCATTTGGTGTGTATATACAGCCAAATCCTGTGAAAGCCCGGCACCTATAGCCAATGAGTTACTCAACCCTACTTCCGTAGTTGGCAGAAGACGTGAAACAGCCAAAGATGTAGGATCATTAGGGTTGTCGTTTATATCCAACGTTTTACTACAGGAGTTTAGTAAAAACAACCCACCAACCAATATATATGCTTTATATTTCAATGTCATTTTTTCTGAATTTAAGATGAACTAAAAGGTTACTAACAGGTTAACACCATATCTTTTGGTTGTAGGAGCAGCAGACAGATCAAATCCCTGCATGTTAGTTGAACCATAAGAGTTAACCTCAGGATCGAAGTTGGTATACTTAGGGAAATTAGGAGCCAGATACCATAAGTTACGACCTGTTAAACTCAATGTTAATGAACCAATTGGAGTGCCTTTAAATAAAGATTTAGGGAAATTATACCCCAGAGATAACTCTCTTAAACGATATACAGTAGCATCATAAACACTCCATTCTGCTGCACCATTTACTGCAAAAGTAGAAGCGTTAGCGTTAGATGCGAAGTAAAGATCATTTACGGGCAGGCGTGTCTGGTTTCTGATTTTTTTACCATCACTACCTAATAAAGGAGTTTCAGTATCAACATCACCATAATAGCCAGGAATCACGAATGAAGTTTCTCTATCACGGGTATCTTTAGTTACACCACGTCCCAGTAAAGAGTTCACAGTAACAGAGTAGATATCTCCTCCTTTAGTCATGTCAAATAGAATGTTACAGAAGAAGTTTTTATAAGTGAAAGAGTTAGTTACACCTAATTTATAATCAGGATTTGGGTTTCCTAAATAGCCTAATGTTTTAGACTCAATTAAAGTACCTGTTGCCGGATTAATGAGGAAATTGCCATCCGCATCTCTCACCGCCTTACTACCTCTGAAATAACCATAAGGCATGCCTACTTCTAAAGTAGGATTAATATCCAGACCTGTTTCAGTTCCATCAGGAGTAGCGATCATACGCTCAATGCCTGGACGTAACGAAGTTACGATGTTCGTGTTTTTAGTAAATACACCACGGATATCCCAACCAAATGACGCAGTTTGAACTGGCCTTAATGTCAAGGTGATTTCCACTCCTCTGTTTCTTAAACCACCGAAGTTGGTATAGTACTGAGAAAAACCAGATGTTGAAGGCACTGCTACAGGAGCAATCATATTGGTAGAAGTTCTGTTATACCAGGCAAAGTCTACATCAATTCTCTTCTTCAGGAAGCTTAATTGCGTACCTATTTCAACTTCTTTAGTGAATTCAGGCTTTAACTCAGGGTCGAAAGCAGTAGTACTTCTTGTTCCTCTAGGACGGCCTAAAAAGTTGGAAGTTAACTCAAATGTATTTTGTAAAGAATATGGATCGGCGTCTCTACCCACTTTTGCCCATGACACTCGCACCTTACCAAAATCAATCACTTTTTTATCAAGCTTCAATGCATCAGTAAATACAAAACCTAAAGATGCACCAGGATAGAAATAGCTTCTTTCATTAGTAGGTAATGTAGATGACCAATCGTTTCTACCAGTAAGGTTTAAAAATAAGTATTCTTTATAGCTTAAGGTTACATCGGCCAAAGCACCAATGATTCTTCTTTTATGGTAATTATCTAAAGAGAAAATCTGTTGAGCTGTATTCGATAATTTATAAATACCTCTTGTAATAAATTGGTTTCCGGTATTTGCAGTTCTGCTATCTACACGTTGGTTATAAGAATGCCCCACAGAAGCACGTAACGAAAAGTCGTTATTGATTCGTGGTGTAAATGTCAACAATAAATCAGACTGCAATTCCTGTTTACGATAATCATCTGTTACAAGACGTCCTTTACCTTCTGCGGCTCTTGAACCAATTTCAGTAATTTCACGTCTGCTTAAAGTTTTTACGTTTGTACCCAGATTATAGTCCACTTTAAACCAGCTATTGACATTGAAGTCGAAATGGCCACCAGCAATAAACCTTTCTTCATCAGAAGTTGCCACATTGTACTTAGCAGACCAATATGGATTATCGTATTGACCAGCAGGACCAGGCACTAACATGTTACCATTCGCATCTTCAAAAGGCAAATCGTAGTTCCAGTTTCTTCCTAAGAATAAAGATCGCGCAAACATAGAAGCAGCACCATCAAACTGGTTTTCCCCAAAATAGCCACCTTTTTGGTTAGAACGTGAATAGCTAAAGTTACCTCTCAAATTTAAACCGATTGCTAACTTGGTTGATCCACCTAAGCCAACGTTATAACGTTTATATGATGAATTTTGAACATAACCTGAATGAGACAACTGTGATAAGGTCATAGACACTGAGCTTTTGTCATCTCCACCACTAAAACCTACAGAATTTTCAATAACCTTACCTGTTCTAAATAAGTTTTTAACGTTATCAGGATATGCTCTGTAAGCAATAGAATCTGATGGGAATAAATCCGGATAAGCATCTTTATATCCAGGCCAGATAGGAATAGAATCAATAGTCCCAAATTTAGGGCCCCATGATCCGTTTGAGTTAGAGTAGTTACCATACGACCCAGTGCCATAATCATTTTGATAGTCTGGCAGGTTGGCTATCTTTTCAAATGAAACACCACTCTTTACGGTTACCTCCAGGCCTTTCTTGCTTCTTGAAGCAGAACCAGATTTGGTAGTAATTATAATAACACCATTAGATGCTCTTGATCCATATAAAGCCGCTGCAGATGATCCTTTTAATACGTTCATAGTAGCAATATCATTAGGATCTAATGTAGACAATCCACTGGAATACCCTGACCCACCTGTGGTTTGGCTACTAGTAGTTACCTGATCATTGCTATAAGGCACTCCATCAACAATAATCAATGGCTGGTTATCTCCATAGAAAGAGGTATTACCTCTTATCTGAATACGCGTAGCTGCACCTGGTACACCTTGAGAAGAACGGATATCGACACCCGCTACCTTACCTTGCATACTTTTCAGTAAATCTGGCTCTGATTTTTGGGTAAGGCTTCCCGGATCAACTTTAGCTACTGAATAGCCCAGACCTTTATCAGTTCTTCTGATACCAAACGCAGTAACAACTACTTCTGAAACAGTTTGTGAAGATTTACTCAGCTGGATGCTTGCAGTTTCGCCTGTTACAGCAAACTCCTGCTCAAAAAAACCGATAGAGCTTATTATTAATATTCCGCCCTCACGTACATCAATTGAAAAATTTCCTGTAGAATCGGCTGTAACTCCGCCTTTGGTTCCTTTCACTTTGATAGTGGCAAATGGAACAGGTTTCCCTGTATCATCGGTGATTTTTCCTTTTACGTTTTTGTTTTGTGCCATCAAGGATGACGCACACAAAACAAATGCTAACAACATTGTTAGAAGTTTTCTCATGTTTGAT encodes the following:
- a CDS encoding SusC/RagA family TonB-linked outer membrane protein, whose product is MRKLLTMLLAFVLCASSLMAQNKNVKGKITDDTGKPVPFATIKVKGTKGGVTADSTGNFSIDVREGGILIISSIGFFEQEFAVTGETASIQLSKSSQTVSEVVVTAFGIRRTDKGLGYSVAKVDPGSLTQKSEPDLLKSMQGKVAGVDIRSSQGVPGAATRIQIRGNTSFYGDNQPLIIVDGVPYSNDQVTTSSQTTGGSGYSSGLSTLDPNDIATMNVLKGSSAAALYGSRASNGVIIITTKSGSASRSKKGLEVTVKSGVSFEKIANLPDYQNDYGTGSYGNYSNSNGSWGPKFGTIDSIPIWPGYKDAYPDLFPSDSIAYRAYPDNVKNLFRTGKVIENSVGFSGGDDKSSVSMTLSQLSHSGYVQNSSYKRYNVGLGGSTKLAIGLNLRGNFSYSRSNQKGGYFGENQFDGAASMFARSLFLGRNWNYDLPFEDANGNMLVPGPAGQYDNPYWSAKYNVATSDEERFIAGGHFDFNVNSWFKVDYNLGTNVKTLSRREITEIGSRAAEGKGRLVTDDYRKQELQSDLLLTFTPRINNDFSLRASVGHSYNQRVDSRTANTGNQFITRGIYKLSNTAQQIFSLDNYHKRRIIGALADVTLSYKEYLFLNLTGRNDWSSTLPTNERSYFYPGASLGFVFTDALKLDKKVIDFGKVRVSWAKVGRDADPYSLQNTFELTSNFLGRPRGTRSTTAFDPELKPEFTKEVEIGTQLSFLKKRIDVDFAWYNRTSTNMIAPVAVPSTSGFSQYYTNFGGLRNRGVEITLTLRPVQTASFGWDIRGVFTKNTNIVTSLRPGIERMIATPDGTETGLDINPTLEVGMPYGYFRGSKAVRDADGNFLINPATGTLIESKTLGYLGNPNPDYKLGVTNSFTYKNFFCNILFDMTKGGDIYSVTVNSLLGRGVTKDTRDRETSFVIPGYYGDVDTETPLLGSDGKKIRNQTRLPVNDLYFASNANASTFAVNGAAEWSVYDATVYRLRELSLGYNFPKSLFKGTPIGSLTLSLTGRNLWYLAPNFPKYTNFDPEVNSYGSTNMQGFDLSAAPTTKRYGVNLLVTF